A single Augochlora pura isolate Apur16 chromosome 2, APUR_v2.2.1, whole genome shotgun sequence DNA region contains:
- the LOC144478527 gene encoding zinc finger MYND domain-containing protein 11 isoform X1 translates to MSVRRKTDPFMMQRIWDAIKITVHQRSLPSNDRMVRHLARVYGITEQEAQEELNKAVDDGLVFLKKVPTKNGIEQESYRLPTDIVNTDTHDWYCCKCHKAGAVECCQQCYRVYHSECHVPSTAKLKICHLCESINNDTYSDKLDLNHILSFTCGHLKAKLPPEITNRTIVFNNDPITPTNKYSGPTWISEGEDAWRPSVLIKNHMDLAIMDSKIKKEEYNNLAEFQADAHNILHNIIVYHGAHSIIGEMGNTMYQDCCYDLQEIRRCADCYRISNEKSEKMWFCIPCNPPHQLVYAKQKGYPYWPAKVMQSNGNIYDVRFFGGHHMRANIEKVFIRPITASLQSLQPSEKGKWKEMKIKRSTAWNRAFEELKHHQNLLQKLGKSVEDLDIAEDNDGPKPTKIRNISSSSKFTANNPNSSKQLFKDLRVKVERLSSDGHSELPPSQEIKETEDKSLVGKDENEERQVPCLPVAEDEPARGISSTCPQGLKKEGSQEDMVTSSSQEPRSKCVLVQTEQIQTETLPAKIKRERRTSEQPTTTTLEKLRRELELEKCKELEKLQAEHAKEVRQLTDRHQQIISEIKKKQWCYNCEAEAIYHCCWNTAYCSTDCQQVHWQREHKRVCRRKR, encoded by the exons ATGTCTGTACGTCGGAAAACTGATCCATTTATGATGCAACGAATATGGGATGCCATAAAAATAACTGTACATCAAAGAAGTTTACCCAGTAATGATCGTATGGTACGGCACCTTGCACGTGTGTATGGAATTACAGAACAGGAAGCAcaggaagaattaaataaagcagTTGATGATGGACTTGTCTTCTTGAAAAAAGTACCAACAAAAAATGGTATAGAACAAGAGAGTTATAGATTACCAACAGACATTGTAAACACTGATACTCATGATTGGTACTGTTGTAAGTGCCACAAAGCTGGAGCAGTAGAATGTTGTCAGCAATGTTACAGAGTTTATCATTCTGAATGCCATGTGCCTAGTACTgctaaactaaaaatatgtcATCTTTGTGAA agtataaataatgacacaTACTCTGATAAACTCGATCTCAATCATATTCTGAGTTTTACTTGTGGTCATTTGAAAGCAAAACTACCACCAGAAATTACAAATCGtacaattgttttcaataatgATCCAATTACACCAACTAATAAATACTCTGGCCCAACTTGGATTAGCGAAGGTGAAGATGCATGGCGACCAAGTGTTCTTATAAAGAATCATATGGATTTGGCAATAATggattcaaaaattaaaaaggaggAATATAATAATCTTGCAGAATTCCAAGCTGATGcacataatatattacacaACATTATTGTGTATCATGGAG cCCACAGCATAATTGGAGAAATGGGCAATACAATGTACCAGGACTGCTGCTATGATCTTCAAGAGATACGTCGCTGTGCCGACTGTTACAGGATATCAAATGAGAAATCCGAAAAAATGTGGTTTTGTATACCCTGTAACCCACCGCATCAACTAgtttatgcaaaacaaaagGGATACCCATACTGGCCGGCTAAAGTTATGCAATCCAATGGCAACATTTATGATGTCCGGTTTTTTGGTGGTCATCACATGCGTGCCAACATCGAAAAGGTGTTCATTCGTCCGATCACAGCAAGTCTTCAAAGTTTACAG CCTTCGGAAAAAGGAAAGTGGAAAGAAATGAAG ATAAAAAGATCCACTGCTTGGAACAGAGCATTCGAAGAACTGAAGCATCATCAGAACTTGCTGCAAAAGTTGGGCAAAAGCGTCGAGGACTTGGATATTGCCGAAGATAATGACGGACCCAAACCCACAAAGATCCGCAATATATCATCAAGTTCAAAATTTACGGCGAACAATCCTAATTCTTcgaaacaactttttaaagatttaaGAGTCAAAGTTGAACGTCTTAGCTCAGATGGCCACAGTGAACTACCACCAAGTCAAGAGATAAAAGAAACTGAAGACAAATCTTTAGTAGGTAAAGACGAGAACGAGGAAAGACAAGTGCCCTGTTTACCAGTGGCAGAAGATGAACCTGCTAGAGGAATTTCCAGTACTTGTCCCCAGGGTTTGAAGAAAGAAGGTTCACAAGAAGATATGGTTACATCTAGCTCTCAAGAACCAAGATCTAAGTGTGTTCTTGTACAAACAGAACAGATACAAACGGAAACACTACCCGCGAAg ataaaaagagaacgCAGAACTTCCGAACAACCTACCACAACAACACTAGAGAAATTACGTCGGGAATTAGAActagaaaaatgtaaagagTTAGAGAAATTACAAGCTGAGCATGCTAAAGAAGTGCGACAGCTTACGGATAGGCATCAACAGATTATATCtgagataaaaaagaaacaatgg TGTTACAATTGTGAAGCAGAAGCAATATACCATTGTTGTTGGAATACTGCATACTGCAGCACCGATTGTCAACAAGTTCATTGGCAGCGTGAACATAAAAGAGTTTGTCGACGTAAAcgctaa
- the LOC144478532 gene encoding protein LZIC translates to MGSHGKLETEKLKKNLEAQLDRLVQQLEDIEEIRNELDEEAYQNAMELTKEDLEEFNESLKRMISGDTTLIDELSAIQLATKAAISKEFKTPAVIRMFGKRETTQLKGRLLEIDCDIKLGKLGKAAGDRQRSEVLYALRQLGEKLEPHELQLLDKMKLINIDTTDYVRVNENAEKGRMAMAVVGDEVKVTQNT, encoded by the exons atgGGTTCTCATGGCAAGCTGGAAACTGAGAAGTTAAAGAAGAATTTAGAAGCACAATTGGACAGGCTTGTGCAACAATTAGAAGATATAGAAGAAATTCg GAATGAATTAGATGAAGAAGCGTACCAAAATGCTATGGAACTTACAAAAGAAGATTTAGAAGAGTTTAATGAAAgtttaaaaagaatgatatCTGGTGACACAACGTTAATTGATGAATTAAGTGCTATACAGTTG gCAACAAAGGCAGCAATAAGTAAAGAATTCAAAACTCCTGCAGTTATAAGAATGTTTGGTAAGCGGGAAACAACACAACTTAAAGGACGTTTATTAGAAATAGACTGCGATATAAAACTTGGAAAATTAGGTAAAGCAGCTGGTGATCGTCAACGTAGTGAAGTATTATATGCATTAAGGCAGCTTGGAGAAAAATTAGAACCACATGAATTACAATTACTtgacaaaatgaaattaatcaatataGATACCACAGATTATGTACGAGTTAATGAAAATGCAGAAAAAGGTAGAATGGCTATGGCAGTAGTTGGTGATGAAGTCAAAGTAACACAAAATACTTAG
- the LOC144478527 gene encoding zinc finger MYND domain-containing protein 11 isoform X2 — MSVRRKTDPFMMQRIWDAIKITVHQRSLPSNDRMVRHLARVYGITEQEAQEELNKAVDDGLVFLKKVPTKNGIEQESYRLPTDIVNTDTHDWYCCKCHKAGAVECCQQCYRVYHSECHVPSTAKLKICHLCESINNDTYSDKLDLNHILSFTCGHLKAKLPPEITNRTIVFNNDPITPTNKYSGPTWISEGEDAWRPSVLIKNHMDLAIMDSKIKKEEYNNLAEFQADAHNILHNIIVYHGAHSIIGEMGNTMYQDCCYDLQEIRRCADCYRISNEKSEKMWFCIPCNPPHQLVYAKQKGYPYWPAKVMQSNGNIYDVRFFGGHHMRANIEKVFIRPITASLQSLQIKRSTAWNRAFEELKHHQNLLQKLGKSVEDLDIAEDNDGPKPTKIRNISSSSKFTANNPNSSKQLFKDLRVKVERLSSDGHSELPPSQEIKETEDKSLVGKDENEERQVPCLPVAEDEPARGISSTCPQGLKKEGSQEDMVTSSSQEPRSKCVLVQTEQIQTETLPAKIKRERRTSEQPTTTTLEKLRRELELEKCKELEKLQAEHAKEVRQLTDRHQQIISEIKKKQWCYNCEAEAIYHCCWNTAYCSTDCQQVHWQREHKRVCRRKR, encoded by the exons ATGTCTGTACGTCGGAAAACTGATCCATTTATGATGCAACGAATATGGGATGCCATAAAAATAACTGTACATCAAAGAAGTTTACCCAGTAATGATCGTATGGTACGGCACCTTGCACGTGTGTATGGAATTACAGAACAGGAAGCAcaggaagaattaaataaagcagTTGATGATGGACTTGTCTTCTTGAAAAAAGTACCAACAAAAAATGGTATAGAACAAGAGAGTTATAGATTACCAACAGACATTGTAAACACTGATACTCATGATTGGTACTGTTGTAAGTGCCACAAAGCTGGAGCAGTAGAATGTTGTCAGCAATGTTACAGAGTTTATCATTCTGAATGCCATGTGCCTAGTACTgctaaactaaaaatatgtcATCTTTGTGAA agtataaataatgacacaTACTCTGATAAACTCGATCTCAATCATATTCTGAGTTTTACTTGTGGTCATTTGAAAGCAAAACTACCACCAGAAATTACAAATCGtacaattgttttcaataatgATCCAATTACACCAACTAATAAATACTCTGGCCCAACTTGGATTAGCGAAGGTGAAGATGCATGGCGACCAAGTGTTCTTATAAAGAATCATATGGATTTGGCAATAATggattcaaaaattaaaaaggaggAATATAATAATCTTGCAGAATTCCAAGCTGATGcacataatatattacacaACATTATTGTGTATCATGGAG cCCACAGCATAATTGGAGAAATGGGCAATACAATGTACCAGGACTGCTGCTATGATCTTCAAGAGATACGTCGCTGTGCCGACTGTTACAGGATATCAAATGAGAAATCCGAAAAAATGTGGTTTTGTATACCCTGTAACCCACCGCATCAACTAgtttatgcaaaacaaaagGGATACCCATACTGGCCGGCTAAAGTTATGCAATCCAATGGCAACATTTATGATGTCCGGTTTTTTGGTGGTCATCACATGCGTGCCAACATCGAAAAGGTGTTCATTCGTCCGATCACAGCAAGTCTTCAAAGTTTACAG ATAAAAAGATCCACTGCTTGGAACAGAGCATTCGAAGAACTGAAGCATCATCAGAACTTGCTGCAAAAGTTGGGCAAAAGCGTCGAGGACTTGGATATTGCCGAAGATAATGACGGACCCAAACCCACAAAGATCCGCAATATATCATCAAGTTCAAAATTTACGGCGAACAATCCTAATTCTTcgaaacaactttttaaagatttaaGAGTCAAAGTTGAACGTCTTAGCTCAGATGGCCACAGTGAACTACCACCAAGTCAAGAGATAAAAGAAACTGAAGACAAATCTTTAGTAGGTAAAGACGAGAACGAGGAAAGACAAGTGCCCTGTTTACCAGTGGCAGAAGATGAACCTGCTAGAGGAATTTCCAGTACTTGTCCCCAGGGTTTGAAGAAAGAAGGTTCACAAGAAGATATGGTTACATCTAGCTCTCAAGAACCAAGATCTAAGTGTGTTCTTGTACAAACAGAACAGATACAAACGGAAACACTACCCGCGAAg ataaaaagagaacgCAGAACTTCCGAACAACCTACCACAACAACACTAGAGAAATTACGTCGGGAATTAGAActagaaaaatgtaaagagTTAGAGAAATTACAAGCTGAGCATGCTAAAGAAGTGCGACAGCTTACGGATAGGCATCAACAGATTATATCtgagataaaaaagaaacaatgg TGTTACAATTGTGAAGCAGAAGCAATATACCATTGTTGTTGGAATACTGCATACTGCAGCACCGATTGTCAACAAGTTCATTGGCAGCGTGAACATAAAAGAGTTTGTCGACGTAAAcgctaa